A genomic stretch from Edaphobacter aggregans includes:
- a CDS encoding GlsB/YeaQ/YmgE family stress response membrane protein, with the protein MFSLLWTLIIGLIVGALAKFIIGGKEPGGIWITMLIGIVGSFIGTWLGRLVGHYQPGESAGFIMSLIGALILLGVYHFFKRRQAT; encoded by the coding sequence ATGTTTAGTCTCCTGTGGACTCTCATCATCGGCCTGATAGTAGGCGCTCTCGCCAAGTTCATCATTGGCGGCAAGGAGCCGGGCGGAATCTGGATCACCATGCTGATTGGCATCGTCGGTTCCTTTATCGGAACATGGCTTGGCCGTTTGGTCGGTCACTATCAACCTGGCGAATCCGCTGGTTTCATTATGTCGTTGATCGGGGCTCTGATCCTGCTCGGCGTCTATCACTTCTTCAAACGCCGTCAAGCGACTTAG
- a CDS encoding ATP-binding protein has product MVFREGEPAFHMNIILRGDVQVHRRKSGPVSLFVGRTSAVTGKLPYSRMKTWGADGQCVSPVWVLDIHQDLFPAMLLAIPSMGQRCVNLLLDRVRDFTRMDEQADKLIALGKLAANLSHELNNPASAAQRSAASLSTELRNSDEAKYRLGRLFHSDEDLERYRDWVKIARDRIAVFNGFSPIPQSPLEASDREAQIQRWLEAHHIPAPWNIAPALAETMLPVDLLDQLATTVRPEVLPIAVSTFASTLRVERMAETVVDSSSRIFELISAIRGYSYMDQAPVQDVDLPQSIENTLAMFRARTERVDIRLEFDPALPPVSAYGSELNQVWSAIIENALDAMHDHGTLTISTRLAGQMATVEIRDDGPGIDASLTSRIFEPFFTTKPIGTALGLGLDTVQRVVSKHSGTVSVESRPHFTCFQVRLPINRLQAY; this is encoded by the coding sequence ATGGTCTTCCGCGAGGGCGAGCCGGCCTTTCACATGAACATCATCCTCCGGGGAGACGTCCAGGTGCACCGCCGTAAATCCGGCCCGGTCTCTCTCTTCGTCGGTCGCACCTCTGCGGTCACCGGTAAACTCCCCTACTCGCGTATGAAGACCTGGGGCGCGGACGGACAGTGTGTTAGTCCCGTCTGGGTGCTCGATATCCATCAGGACCTCTTTCCCGCGATGCTTCTTGCCATCCCCTCCATGGGGCAGCGCTGCGTCAACCTACTACTCGATCGCGTCCGCGACTTCACCCGCATGGACGAGCAGGCCGACAAGCTCATCGCACTTGGCAAGCTGGCTGCAAACCTTTCGCACGAACTCAACAATCCAGCCTCGGCAGCGCAGCGTTCGGCTGCCAGCCTATCCACGGAACTTCGCAACTCCGACGAGGCCAAATATCGTCTTGGCCGGCTCTTTCATTCCGACGAAGATCTGGAACGGTATCGCGACTGGGTCAAGATTGCCCGTGACCGCATTGCAGTCTTCAACGGATTCTCGCCCATTCCGCAGAGTCCCCTTGAAGCCAGCGATCGCGAAGCTCAGATACAGCGCTGGCTCGAAGCGCACCACATTCCGGCCCCGTGGAACATCGCGCCAGCCTTGGCTGAGACCATGTTGCCCGTCGACCTGCTCGATCAACTCGCGACAACCGTACGTCCCGAGGTTCTGCCGATCGCCGTCTCCACCTTTGCCAGCACGCTTCGCGTTGAGCGCATGGCCGAGACCGTCGTCGACTCCAGTAGCCGCATCTTCGAACTCATCAGCGCCATCAGGGGCTACTCCTACATGGATCAGGCTCCCGTTCAGGACGTCGATCTACCACAATCCATAGAGAACACCCTCGCCATGTTTCGCGCCCGAACCGAGCGAGTCGATATCAGGCTGGAGTTCGATCCCGCGCTTCCACCGGTTAGCGCCTACGGGAGCGAACTCAATCAGGTCTGGTCGGCCATCATCGAAAATGCGCTCGACGCCATGCACGATCACGGTACACTGACGATCTCAACCAGGCTCGCAGGCCAAATGGCTACCGTCGAGATACGTGACGACGGCCCCGGGATCGATGCTTCCCTCACGTCGCGCATCTTCGAGCCATTCTTCACCACCAAGCCCATCGGCACGGCGCTTGGCCTTGGCCTCGACACGGTACAGCGCGTCGTCAGCAAACACTCCGGCACCGTAAGCGTTGAATCCAGGCCCCACTTCACCTGCTTTCAGGTGCGCCTTCCCATCAACCGTCTCCAAGCCTACTAG
- a CDS encoding EAL domain-containing protein: MKSWAFDSPRAWVWKTGLMTVPVCLALGVISRQNHSLYAGVLSSVAGVGVLSALWSLWQENNRNVARKGAAEAHSKFLAAAETSLDAFSIFEAVRDKSDTIIDFRIQYVNANAEKMTGKTRSQLLGQMFSTMMPSNRPGGLFDRYRKVVETGVPLSEEFPVTQGQLNASWVRYQVVKLGDGLAITCSDISESKETQERYEHLVEFTDSVFQNAPFSIVATDTRGLITAMNVAAEKLTGYHREDLVGKAPLTILHDERELTAKAWDGDSGAVRLRDGFDILTAGVAAGEMEETEWTLIRRDGTRTPINLAVRAVTSDADEITGFVSIAFDITERRQMLDYVTHLATHDQLTGLLGRALLRDRTVEAVERARRYGTKVAVFMVDLDQFKRINDSLGHSAGDQLLVEAANRLRRSVRSTDVVARVGGDEFVVVMPDITSVADVEQCAANLVSKLSPEISIDEHLVNVTASVGVCIYPDFAADAKHLLKRADSAMYAAKENGRNQHQIFSEDMLKETADRLSMEHALRHALANHELSLHYQPQISLTTGAVTGMEALLRWTHPRLGEISPAQFIPLAEETGLIVPIGEWAFMTACREGKALQDELGMDLTVSVNLSPRQFQQRNLVQVIENSLAASGLAARSLEIEITENMLMVNSGGNLDKLQKIRELGARISIDDFGTGFCSFSYLLQYQVDRLKIDQSFVKQAGTDPNAAAVVRTIIAMSHGLNIRVVAEGVETDEQLRFLVRRKCDEAQGNFISRPAPARDFGAMLRATANNGAMHTANGRWLTVEHQMMHERLG, from the coding sequence TTGAAGTCTTGGGCGTTCGACTCCCCACGAGCGTGGGTTTGGAAGACGGGCTTAATGACTGTGCCGGTGTGCCTGGCGCTTGGTGTGATCTCTCGGCAGAATCATTCCCTTTACGCCGGAGTCCTTTCCTCGGTCGCAGGCGTGGGTGTGTTGTCGGCGTTATGGTCGTTGTGGCAGGAGAATAATCGGAATGTTGCACGCAAAGGAGCGGCCGAAGCGCACTCCAAATTTCTGGCCGCCGCCGAGACGAGCCTTGATGCATTCTCGATCTTCGAAGCGGTAAGGGATAAGTCGGACACAATCATCGACTTTCGCATTCAATATGTAAATGCCAATGCGGAAAAGATGACCGGAAAGACACGGTCGCAGCTGTTGGGGCAGATGTTCTCGACGATGATGCCGAGCAACCGGCCGGGTGGCTTGTTCGATCGTTATCGTAAGGTGGTGGAGACCGGAGTGCCGTTGAGCGAAGAGTTTCCTGTGACTCAGGGGCAGCTTAACGCCTCGTGGGTGCGGTATCAGGTCGTGAAACTAGGGGACGGCCTCGCCATCACATGCAGCGACATCAGCGAGTCGAAGGAGACGCAAGAGCGCTACGAGCATCTGGTCGAGTTCACCGACTCGGTCTTTCAGAACGCCCCTTTTAGCATTGTGGCGACCGATACACGTGGCCTGATCACTGCCATGAATGTCGCGGCTGAAAAACTGACCGGCTATCACCGTGAAGATCTGGTTGGGAAAGCACCCCTGACGATCCTGCATGATGAACGGGAGTTGACGGCAAAGGCTTGGGATGGCGATTCCGGAGCCGTGAGGTTACGGGATGGGTTCGATATCCTGACCGCCGGGGTGGCAGCGGGCGAGATGGAAGAGACGGAGTGGACGCTGATTCGGCGGGATGGCACGCGCACTCCGATCAACCTAGCGGTGCGGGCGGTGACCTCGGATGCGGACGAGATCACTGGCTTCGTGAGCATCGCGTTCGACATCACTGAGCGCAGGCAGATGCTGGACTATGTGACTCATCTGGCGACGCACGATCAACTGACCGGGCTGCTGGGCCGTGCCTTGCTGCGTGACCGTACCGTGGAAGCGGTAGAGCGAGCGCGCCGCTACGGGACCAAGGTTGCGGTCTTCATGGTCGACCTGGACCAGTTCAAGCGAATCAACGACTCGTTGGGCCATTCGGCGGGAGACCAGCTTCTGGTTGAGGCCGCAAACAGGCTGCGCCGGTCCGTGCGTAGTACGGATGTTGTGGCGCGGGTGGGCGGAGATGAGTTTGTGGTGGTGATGCCGGATATTACGAGCGTGGCTGACGTGGAGCAGTGCGCTGCGAATCTGGTGTCGAAACTTTCGCCCGAGATTTCGATCGACGAGCATCTGGTAAATGTGACGGCGAGCGTGGGCGTGTGCATCTATCCGGACTTCGCTGCGGATGCGAAGCATTTGCTGAAACGGGCTGATTCGGCGATGTATGCGGCCAAAGAGAATGGGCGCAACCAGCACCAGATCTTCAGCGAAGACATGCTGAAGGAGACTGCGGACAGGTTGTCGATGGAACATGCGTTGCGTCATGCGCTCGCGAATCATGAGCTTAGCCTGCACTATCAGCCGCAGATCTCTTTGACAACCGGCGCTGTAACAGGCATGGAGGCGTTGTTGCGATGGACGCACCCCAGACTTGGTGAGATATCTCCGGCACAGTTCATTCCACTGGCGGAAGAGACGGGGCTGATTGTGCCGATCGGCGAATGGGCATTCATGACAGCGTGTCGCGAGGGGAAGGCGCTGCAGGATGAGCTCGGGATGGATCTGACGGTGTCGGTGAATCTTTCTCCTCGGCAGTTTCAGCAAAGGAATCTAGTGCAAGTCATCGAGAATTCGCTGGCGGCTAGCGGGCTGGCGGCGCGGAGTCTCGAGATCGAGATCACCGAGAATATGCTGATGGTGAACTCCGGCGGGAATCTGGACAAGCTGCAGAAAATCCGGGAGCTAGGAGCGCGCATCTCGATCGACGACTTCGGCACGGGGTTCTGCAGCTTCTCATACTTGCTGCAATATCAGGTGGACCGCCTGAAGATCGACCAGAGTTTTGTGAAACAGGCAGGGACGGATCCAAATGCAGCCGCGGTCGTACGGACAATCATTGCGATGTCGCATGGACTCAACATCCGCGTCGTCGCCGAAGGCGTCGAGACAGACGAGCAGCTGCGTTTTCTCGTTCGCAGAAAGTGCGACGAGGCACAGGGCAACTTCATCTCGCGGCCCGCGCCCGCAAGGGACTTCGGTGCCATGCTGCGCGCGACCGCCAATAACGGCGCGATGCATACCGCGAACGGACGGTGGCTGACCGTCGAGCATCAGATGATGCACGAGCGTCTCGGCTAA
- a CDS encoding VOC family protein, translated as MKRDGGSSHPISMSKKAIHEGVRMGHVHLKVADLERALRFYQGVLGFEVTQKMGTSAAFLSAGGYHHHIGLNTWESAGGEAPAQGTTGLYHLAIVYPTRAELADALRRLIDVGIPLDGAADHGVSEALYLRDPDGNGVELYWDRPQEQWPRNADGELAMYTRHLDLKSLLAVAV; from the coding sequence GTGAAGCGTGATGGGGGCTCATCTCATCCAATCAGCATGAGTAAAAAGGCGATTCATGAAGGCGTGAGGATGGGACACGTCCACCTTAAGGTGGCAGATCTCGAACGAGCGCTGAGGTTTTATCAAGGCGTATTGGGTTTTGAGGTGACGCAGAAGATGGGCACTTCCGCGGCGTTTCTTTCGGCCGGCGGGTATCACCACCACATCGGGCTGAATACGTGGGAGAGCGCGGGCGGCGAAGCTCCAGCGCAAGGGACTACGGGGCTGTACCATCTGGCGATTGTTTACCCAACGCGGGCAGAATTGGCGGATGCTCTGCGCCGGTTGATCGACGTGGGCATTCCGCTGGACGGAGCGGCCGACCACGGAGTCAGTGAAGCGCTGTATCTACGCGACCCGGACGGCAATGGGGTCGAACTGTACTGGGACCGTCCACAGGAACAGTGGCCACGAAATGCAGATGGCGAGTTGGCTATGTATACGCGGCATCTGGACCTGAAGAGTCTGTTGGCGGTCGCTGTGTAA